One genomic window of Caldivirga sp. includes the following:
- a CDS encoding SDR family oxidoreductase, which translates to MLNGKRIIIAGAGPGLGSATAYLALINGASVVMVARNEERLRSMQSTLSKYGKVEFIKGDLSTMTGAENAVKEAYSILGGLDGVVTVLGGYTEASLSELTEESLFNMLRVNLAAHLFTVKAAVQLMNNGSIVMVSAIWGPYLNWPNHVAYVASKAALSRVVETLAAELLSRGIRVNAVAPGGIRRDFRPERNWRSTRSIGDSSAPPEDIANIIIWLLSDQSEWVNGAVIPADGGFRLRQR; encoded by the coding sequence ATGTTGAATGGGAAAAGAATAATCATAGCTGGAGCTGGACCTGGTCTAGGTTCAGCAACGGCCTACTTAGCCTTAATTAATGGTGCGTCGGTGGTTATGGTGGCTAGGAACGAGGAGAGGTTGAGAAGCATGCAGTCTACCTTATCTAAGTATGGTAAGGTGGAGTTCATTAAGGGTGATTTAAGCACCATGACTGGTGCTGAGAATGCCGTCAAGGAGGCTTACAGTATCCTAGGTGGCTTAGATGGTGTGGTAACAGTGCTTGGTGGGTATACTGAAGCATCACTTAGTGAGCTCACTGAGGAGTCACTATTCAACATGCTTAGGGTTAACTTAGCGGCCCACTTATTCACAGTTAAAGCCGCTGTTCAATTAATGAATAATGGTTCCATAGTAATGGTTAGCGCAATATGGGGTCCGTACCTAAACTGGCCTAACCACGTAGCGTACGTTGCGTCTAAAGCGGCATTATCAAGGGTTGTGGAGACATTGGCTGCTGAACTGCTTAGTAGGGGTATTAGGGTTAATGCAGTTGCCCCAGGGGGAATTAGGCGTGATTTTAGACCTGAGAGGAATTGGAGGAGTACTAGGAGTATTGGTGATTCAAGCGCACCACCGGAGGATATTGCTAATATAATTATTTGGCTTCTCTCAGATCAATCCGAGTGGGTTAATGGTGCAGTAATACCGGCTGATGGTGGGTTTAGATTAAGGCAGCGTTAA
- a CDS encoding anhydro-N-acetylmuramic acid kinase has translation MRFLSIVTGTSSDGADVSLIDLKGCGRRVKFKIINYTSFRYPEELRRELLKVSSMECVTAEEFSKVHWDLGRFLANAIVSSFNVGDYDVVVYSGYTAYHGPSLGKRDYGTLQIGEVSEIYARTLKTVVYDFRTNDVAAGGLGAPLIALSDSLIFDEGTLTVNIGGISNVTYIGRNRVIAFDVGPGNILINSLTDYFYNEPYDKDGLHASNGHVIRELILELMQDKYFSQQPPKNTGREYFGLSFVKDRILPYLGRYSRDDLIRTVTRFTAECIRDQVKRFINGPIREIVIGGGGTRNPVLMSDLRELLGDLAPRITTFKDHGIDDLAREGLGFAIIANETLHLRVGNTEATGGSPIILGKVIPGSDFLNIIESLKNDEC, from the coding sequence TATCAATTGTCACTGGAACATCATCTGATGGAGCTGATGTATCACTTATTGATTTAAAGGGATGCGGAAGGAGAGTAAAATTCAAGATAATTAACTATACGTCCTTCAGATACCCTGAGGAGTTGAGGAGGGAGTTACTTAAGGTCTCATCCATGGAATGCGTTACCGCTGAGGAGTTCAGTAAGGTGCATTGGGACTTGGGGAGATTCCTTGCTAACGCTATAGTGAGTAGTTTCAACGTGGGGGATTATGACGTGGTGGTTTACTCAGGGTATACTGCTTACCATGGGCCTTCATTAGGTAAGAGGGATTATGGTACACTGCAGATTGGTGAAGTATCTGAGATCTACGCACGAACCCTTAAAACGGTGGTTTATGATTTTAGGACTAATGATGTTGCTGCCGGAGGCTTAGGTGCCCCATTAATTGCATTAAGTGATTCATTAATATTTGATGAGGGGACATTAACCGTAAACATTGGCGGCATATCAAATGTAACGTACATTGGGAGAAATAGGGTGATTGCGTTTGACGTAGGGCCTGGTAATATTCTAATTAACTCATTAACAGACTACTTCTACAATGAGCCTTACGATAAGGATGGCCTACACGCATCTAATGGTCATGTGATTAGAGAATTAATCCTTGAACTAATGCAGGATAAGTACTTCTCACAGCAACCCCCCAAGAACACTGGGAGGGAGTACTTTGGGTTAAGCTTTGTGAAGGATAGGATCCTACCGTATTTAGGTAGGTACTCAAGGGACGACTTAATTAGGACCGTAACTAGGTTTACCGCAGAATGTATTCGTGATCAAGTTAAGCGATTCATAAATGGTCCCATAAGGGAAATAGTCATTGGTGGTGGAGGTACTAGGAACCCTGTCTTAATGAGTGATTTAAGGGAGTTACTGGGTGATTTAGCTCCTAGAATCACAACATTTAAGGATCATGGGATAGATGATCTGGCTAGGGAGGGGTTAGGCTTCGCTATTATAGCTAACGAAACGCTTCACCTGAGGGTTGGAAATACGGAAGCAACTGGTGGTTCCCCAATTATACTTGGAAAGGTAATCCCAGGTAGTGACTTCCTTAACATAATTGAGTCCCTAAAGAATGATGAATGTTAA